A region from the Algoriphagus machipongonensis genome encodes:
- a CDS encoding MFS transporter: protein MKNERLLLYTLALINFVHMVDFIIMMPLGPQLMRIFEISPREFGLLVSSYTFSAGFSSFFGAFFLDRFDRKKILLVVYVGFTLATLACALSPSYSILLISRVLSGLFGGLTSALILAIIGDVIPNVRRGAAMGLVMAAFSAASVLGVPLGLFLASISNWHTPFFILAGVSFLSLGMILKFIPSIREHLDQGYIRPNPILVVSRVLQDKNQMRAISLSVMMMFGQFMIIPFLSPYSVSNIGFSEVQLTYIYIAGGAFTIFTSPWVGKLSDKYGKLKIFTIFMSLNVIPIGIITHLGQTPIPYVLLVSTMFFVTSNGRFVPAAALVTGTAKPENRGSFLSFNSAVQQLAIGVASLIAGLIIGETTSGELTNFNYVGYLAIVFSLLCIPLARRIKVVS, encoded by the coding sequence ATGAAAAACGAAAGACTTTTACTCTATACCTTAGCCCTCATCAATTTTGTGCACATGGTGGATTTTATTATCATGATGCCCTTAGGTCCTCAATTGATGAGGATTTTTGAAATTAGCCCGAGGGAATTTGGCTTGTTAGTTTCTTCCTATACTTTCAGTGCGGGCTTTTCGAGTTTTTTTGGAGCTTTCTTTTTAGATAGATTTGATCGGAAGAAAATCCTGCTGGTGGTTTATGTAGGATTCACTTTGGCAACCCTTGCCTGTGCTTTGTCTCCAAGCTATTCAATTTTACTGATTTCCCGAGTTCTATCTGGCTTGTTTGGAGGATTGACTTCCGCATTGATATTGGCAATTATAGGGGATGTAATTCCAAATGTAAGAAGAGGTGCTGCTATGGGATTGGTAATGGCTGCATTTTCAGCTGCTTCTGTGCTAGGAGTACCTCTGGGATTGTTTTTGGCCAGTATTTCCAACTGGCATACTCCTTTTTTTATTTTGGCGGGAGTTTCATTTCTTAGCTTGGGAATGATTTTAAAATTTATTCCTTCGATAAGGGAGCATTTAGATCAAGGGTATATCAGGCCGAATCCGATTTTGGTGGTATCCAGAGTCCTCCAAGACAAAAATCAAATGCGGGCAATTAGTCTTTCTGTGATGATGATGTTTGGTCAATTTATGATCATCCCATTTCTTAGCCCTTATTCAGTTTCAAATATTGGTTTTTCAGAGGTACAATTGACCTACATCTACATAGCTGGAGGAGCCTTTACCATTTTTACTTCCCCTTGGGTAGGTAAACTTTCAGATAAGTATGGTAAGCTAAAAATATTTACAATTTTCATGAGTTTGAATGTGATCCCTATTGGGATCATCACACATTTGGGACAAACTCCCATTCCATATGTACTTTTAGTGAGTACCATGTTTTTTGTAACTTCCAATGGCAGGTTTGTGCCTGCAGCGGCATTGGTGACAGGAACGGCAAAACCTGAAAATCGTGGCAGTTTTTTGAGTTTTAATTCAGCAGTTCAACAATTGGCGATTGGTGTAGCTTCTTTAATTGCAGGTTTGATTATTGGTGAAACGACCTCTGGGGAGTTGACCAACTTCAATTATGTGGGTTATCTAGCAATCGTATTCAGTCTATTATGTATTCCTTTAGCTAGAAGAATTAAAGTAGTCAGTTAA
- a CDS encoding MFS transporter: MLATLKNKKKVQNGWAMYDWANSVYSLVITSTIFPVYYNSVTKSSDGSDLVSFFGIDMINTVLYSYSISFSFLVIALISPLLSGIADSTGKKLGFMKFFAYMGSISCVGLFFFDGSNLEFGVIASVLASIGYAGSIVFYNAYLPEISEEKEYDFLSAKGFALGYIGSVILLVVNLLMIQFPSSFGIPDDGIAARLSFLITGIWWAGFAQITFNVLPKNPYGRNVTREILSKGYKEIRKVFFEVRKIGVMNKFLASFFFYSMGVQTVMYLAASFGDKELGLPGDQLILTILIIQFVAIIGSYFFAYISKKYGNKPSLVIMVLIWILICGAAYYVYSVYEFFALAVVVGLVMGGIQSLSRSTFSKLIPESTTEHASYFSFYDVTEKLAIVIGTFSYGVIEQLTGSMRNSSLSLGIFFLVGLGFLLLVTIPKTQLNSSKT, from the coding sequence ATGCTAGCAACTCTTAAGAATAAAAAGAAGGTCCAAAACGGTTGGGCAATGTATGATTGGGCCAATTCGGTATATAGCCTTGTCATCACTTCTACCATTTTCCCTGTTTATTATAACAGCGTAACCAAGTCCTCAGACGGATCGGATTTAGTTAGTTTCTTTGGAATAGATATGATCAATACGGTCTTATACTCCTATTCTATTTCCTTCTCTTTTTTAGTTATTGCCCTGATTTCTCCCTTGCTTTCTGGAATCGCGGATTCGACAGGAAAGAAACTGGGTTTTATGAAATTCTTTGCCTATATGGGTTCTATTTCCTGTGTGGGGTTATTTTTCTTTGATGGGAGTAATCTTGAATTTGGTGTCATTGCTAGTGTGCTGGCAAGTATTGGGTACGCAGGAAGTATTGTGTTCTATAATGCCTATTTGCCTGAAATATCGGAGGAGAAAGAGTATGACTTTTTAAGTGCCAAAGGTTTTGCTTTGGGCTACATAGGATCCGTAATTCTTCTGGTGGTGAATTTATTGATGATTCAGTTTCCATCATCTTTCGGTATTCCTGATGATGGGATTGCAGCTAGACTTTCCTTTTTAATTACAGGTATTTGGTGGGCTGGATTTGCTCAAATTACCTTCAACGTATTACCCAAAAATCCCTATGGTAGAAATGTGACCCGAGAAATTTTATCCAAAGGGTATAAAGAAATTAGAAAAGTGTTTTTTGAGGTTCGAAAGATTGGCGTGATGAATAAGTTCTTGGCCTCATTCTTCTTTTATTCCATGGGCGTTCAGACGGTGATGTATCTAGCTGCAAGTTTTGGAGATAAAGAGCTTGGCTTGCCTGGAGATCAATTGATCTTGACCATTTTGATCATTCAGTTTGTAGCCATCATAGGAAGTTACTTTTTTGCTTATATCTCAAAAAAGTATGGGAATAAACCGAGCTTGGTAATCATGGTTTTGATTTGGATTCTTATCTGTGGGGCTGCTTATTATGTTTACTCCGTGTATGAATTCTTTGCTCTTGCAGTAGTGGTTGGTCTGGTAATGGGAGGGATTCAGTCTCTGTCTAGGTCTACCTTTTCTAAACTGATTCCAGAATCGACTACGGAACATGCATCTTATTTTAGTTTTTATGATGTGACAGAGAAATTGGCGATTGTAATTGGTACATTTTCCTATGGAGTAATTGAGCAATTGACAGGAAGTATGCGTAACAGTTCTTTATCATTAGGAATCTTCTTCTTGGTGGGACTAGGCTTCCTTTTATTAGTAACAATTCCCAAAACTCAATTGAATTCTAGTAAAACATAA
- a CDS encoding bifunctional ADP-dependent NAD(P)H-hydrate dehydratase/NAD(P)H-hydrate epimerase — protein MLKIIEGEQVKVLDKKHIENSGQSSHELMELAAIGFTKWFLHQKSFRKEHVYIFCGAGNNGGDGLAIARILVNHEFQVTVIPCFEDENKLSHDAKLNWDLLPKSVHKLSLEEIGNPHDAVFIDAFLGVGLKGNLRESAVPIIDKINAMVGPKVAVDIPSGLPSESTSDSVVVKADYTLTFAFPKLSLLLPENAAYVGEMEVVDIGIPEDEFQEFTSQKFFISAKDIPQLHPQFNRFSYKGDYGKVLITGGSPGKMGALILCAKSALRSGSGLVTCHVEDTERHIIQTAVPEAMATWGLIANLDYYDALGIGPGWGQDGKAHLLKQILGEYKKPVVIDADGLNILARKKELLESVPKNSILTPHLGEFKRLAGESENHLQRLEKVKEFSAKHQLIVVLKGANTVITLPDGRQLFNSSGTKYMATGGSGDVLTGIITSYLGQGYSPENAAICGVYHHGLAGEFAGKDKRKGLIASDIIDAIPETYRLLDIP, from the coding sequence ATGCTGAAGATTATTGAAGGTGAACAAGTCAAAGTACTTGATAAAAAACATATAGAAAATTCTGGTCAATCCAGTCATGAGTTGATGGAGTTGGCAGCCATTGGTTTTACCAAATGGTTTCTACATCAAAAATCCTTTCGTAAGGAGCATGTGTATATTTTTTGTGGCGCAGGGAATAATGGTGGAGATGGTTTAGCCATTGCCCGAATCTTAGTAAACCACGAATTTCAGGTAACAGTCATTCCTTGTTTTGAGGATGAAAATAAACTCTCTCACGATGCAAAGCTAAATTGGGATCTATTACCCAAATCAGTTCATAAACTTAGCCTTGAGGAAATTGGTAATCCACATGACGCTGTGTTTATAGATGCGTTTTTAGGGGTGGGATTGAAAGGTAACCTAAGGGAGAGTGCTGTTCCCATCATTGACAAGATCAATGCGATGGTTGGCCCCAAAGTGGCAGTTGATATTCCGAGTGGTTTGCCATCCGAATCTACTTCAGATAGTGTAGTAGTAAAAGCTGATTATACTTTGACTTTTGCCTTCCCAAAGTTGAGCTTGCTACTACCGGAAAATGCAGCGTATGTTGGGGAAATGGAAGTTGTTGATATCGGGATTCCAGAAGATGAATTTCAGGAGTTTACTTCCCAAAAGTTTTTCATTTCTGCTAAGGATATTCCACAGCTTCATCCACAATTTAACCGGTTCTCCTACAAAGGAGATTATGGCAAAGTATTGATTACAGGTGGAAGCCCAGGAAAAATGGGGGCTTTGATCCTTTGTGCAAAAAGTGCACTACGATCTGGATCGGGATTGGTGACATGTCATGTGGAAGATACCGAAAGGCATATTATTCAGACGGCCGTACCTGAAGCCATGGCCACCTGGGGTTTAATTGCGAATCTTGACTATTACGATGCATTGGGAATAGGTCCTGGCTGGGGTCAAGATGGAAAGGCTCATTTGTTAAAGCAAATACTTGGAGAATACAAGAAGCCAGTTGTCATTGATGCGGATGGCTTGAACATACTTGCTAGAAAAAAAGAACTTTTAGAATCTGTTCCCAAAAATTCTATTTTGACACCGCATCTGGGAGAGTTTAAGCGATTGGCAGGAGAAAGTGAGAATCATTTGCAGCGTTTAGAAAAGGTAAAAGAATTTTCTGCCAAGCATCAGCTTATTGTGGTTCTAAAGGGTGCTAATACCGTTATCACTCTTCCGGATGGAAGACAATTGTTTAATTCCTCAGGAACGAAATATATGGCTACAGGAGGCTCGGGTGATGTGCTTACAGGAATAATTACTTCTTATTTAGGACAAGGTTACAGTCCTGAAAATGCAGCAATTTGCGGTGTTTATCATCATGGTTTAGCCGGTGAGTTCGCTGGAAAAGATAAAAGAAAGGGGCTTATTGCTTCAGATATTATTGATGCTATTCCCGAAACTTACCGTCTATTGGATATTCCCTGA
- a CDS encoding MotA/TolQ/ExbB proton channel family protein, producing the protein MRKLIALFMLAGIMFVPVFANAQEAEADSAAQEEMAPVVEEPAASSTIVDDEIVAEEQSFHQVVKEKFIEGDPLYMTPVLICLILGLAVALERIITLNLSTTNTKKLLAKVEDALSSGGVEAAKDVTKGTKGPVASIFTQGLMRYSEGIEMVEKSIIAYGSVEMGRLEKGLVWISLFISLAPMLGFMGTVIGMIGAFDSIEAAGDISPSLVAGGIKIALLTTVAGLIVAIILQLFYNYCVAKIDSLVNDMEDASITLVDILVKHKLTGK; encoded by the coding sequence ATGAGAAAGTTAATCGCTTTGTTCATGCTTGCAGGTATCATGTTTGTTCCTGTTTTCGCAAACGCACAAGAAGCAGAAGCTGATTCTGCAGCTCAAGAAGAAATGGCTCCTGTAGTAGAAGAACCTGCTGCATCATCCACAATTGTAGACGACGAGATCGTCGCAGAGGAGCAAAGCTTCCACCAAGTAGTAAAAGAGAAGTTTATTGAGGGAGATCCTTTGTACATGACTCCAGTATTGATCTGTTTAATCTTAGGTCTTGCTGTAGCTCTTGAAAGAATCATCACTTTGAACCTTTCTACTACAAACACCAAGAAATTATTGGCAAAAGTTGAAGATGCGCTATCTTCAGGTGGAGTAGAAGCTGCCAAGGATGTAACTAAAGGCACAAAAGGCCCAGTTGCTTCTATTTTTACTCAAGGACTAATGAGATACTCAGAAGGTATCGAAATGGTAGAGAAATCTATTATTGCTTACGGTTCTGTTGAAATGGGTAGATTGGAAAAAGGTCTAGTTTGGATCTCTTTGTTTATCTCTCTTGCTCCAATGTTGGGTTTCATGGGTACAGTAATTGGTATGATCGGTGCATTTGACTCTATTGAGGCTGCCGGTGATATTTCTCCATCTTTGGTTGCTGGAGGTATTAAAATTGCCCTTTTAACAACAGTTGCTGGTTTGATCGTTGCGATTATCCTTCAGTTGTTCTACAACTATTGTGTTGCAAAAATTGACTCTTTGGTTAACGACATGGAAGATGCATCAATTACTTTGGTGGACATCTTAGTGAAGCACAAATTGACTGGTAAGTAA
- a CDS encoding TlpA family protein disulfide reductase: MLRSLFFLFLLSFILSACQKSSSENIKSSEFRMLKDKLEDMEGNAFKLSDSEDQKLVVHFWATWCKPCIEELPALEKAELTLEQNNFRVLLVSEETTEEINDFLEKKKIDLESFRYKEALTNLKIYALPTTFVFNEKGEKTFSKTGRINWGSEEEIQEILNLPK, translated from the coding sequence TTGCTCCGATCTTTATTCTTCTTGTTTTTATTAAGCTTCATTTTATCAGCTTGCCAAAAATCCTCTTCTGAAAATATCAAGAGTTCAGAATTCAGGATGCTGAAGGATAAACTGGAGGATATGGAAGGCAATGCATTTAAGTTGTCCGATTCTGAAGATCAAAAACTAGTGGTGCATTTTTGGGCTACCTGGTGTAAACCTTGTATCGAGGAACTTCCAGCTTTGGAAAAAGCAGAGTTAACCTTAGAGCAAAATAATTTCAGGGTACTCTTAGTATCAGAAGAGACTACAGAAGAAATCAACGATTTTCTGGAGAAAAAGAAAATTGACCTTGAATCCTTTCGATATAAAGAAGCGCTCACAAACCTGAAAATTTATGCCCTCCCCACCACATTTGTATTCAATGAAAAAGGTGAAAAAACTTTTTCCAAAACAGGCAGAATAAATTGGGGTTCAGAAGAAGAGATTCAGGAAATATTAAATCTTCCCAAATGA
- a CDS encoding ExbD/TolR family protein, producing the protein MGKFGKKNKVSENIPTSALPDIIFMLLFFFMVTTVLRDQEILVEQKIPQATQLQKLQKKTLISYMFIGKPKNVALYGSEPRIQANDALMNPSDIVQWVNQERDLLPEADRGGITISLKVDKDVKMGPISDVQTELREADARRVLYASVGKVANN; encoded by the coding sequence ATGGGAAAGTTCGGAAAGAAAAATAAAGTCTCTGAGAATATCCCAACGTCGGCGTTGCCGGATATTATCTTCATGCTTCTTTTCTTCTTCATGGTAACTACCGTGTTGAGAGATCAGGAGATATTGGTTGAGCAAAAGATTCCTCAAGCTACCCAGCTTCAGAAATTGCAGAAGAAAACGTTGATCTCTTACATGTTCATTGGAAAGCCAAAAAACGTAGCCTTGTATGGTTCTGAACCAAGAATTCAGGCAAACGATGCGTTGATGAATCCAAGTGATATTGTTCAATGGGTAAACCAGGAAAGAGATTTACTACCTGAAGCAGATCGTGGAGGAATTACCATTTCTTTGAAAGTGGATAAAGATGTAAAAATGGGTCCTATCTCTGATGTTCAGACTGAGCTTAGAGAAGCAGATGCCCGAAGAGTTCTTTACGCTTCCGTTGGGAAAGTGGCAAATAACTAA
- a CDS encoding ExbD/TolR family protein, with protein sequence MARKKNRMVQEVNAGSMADIAFLLLIFFLVTTTIASDKGILNVLPPKVDPNVPPPDIQKNERNIYTILVNANDDLLVEGEYRENADGLDKDVKAFVLNFGAPDEEAAALYNSLPASLQAEAARNPESSDHPSEAVVSIKTNRGTSYEKYLEVLDLVKKAYFDIYATRANLTTDEYRALGGKDDAEQALIDKGKEGIAMQISIAEPDKLGSN encoded by the coding sequence ATGGCTAGAAAGAAAAATAGAATGGTCCAGGAGGTCAATGCAGGTTCTATGGCAGACATAGCTTTCTTGCTCCTGATCTTCTTTCTCGTCACTACTACTATTGCATCAGATAAGGGTATTTTGAACGTACTTCCACCTAAAGTGGATCCTAACGTTCCGCCACCAGACATTCAAAAGAATGAGCGTAATATTTACACCATTCTTGTCAACGCGAACGATGATCTTCTTGTAGAAGGAGAGTACAGAGAAAATGCCGATGGATTAGACAAAGATGTGAAGGCTTTTGTTTTGAACTTCGGAGCTCCGGATGAAGAAGCAGCTGCTCTTTACAATTCCTTGCCCGCATCTCTTCAAGCAGAAGCAGCAAGAAATCCTGAATCTTCGGATCATCCAAGTGAAGCCGTTGTTTCCATCAAGACAAACAGAGGTACTAGCTATGAAAAATACCTAGAAGTCCTTGACTTGGTGAAAAAAGCGTACTTCGATATCTATGCAACTAGAGCGAACTTAACAACAGATGAGTACAGAGCTCTTGGTGGTAAAGATGACGCAGAACAAGCGCTTATAGACAAAGGGAAAGAAGGCATTGCGATGCAGATTTCCATTGCAGAACCAGATAAACTAGGAAGTAATTAA